From a region of the Rhinatrema bivittatum chromosome 15, aRhiBiv1.1, whole genome shotgun sequence genome:
- the SH2D1B gene encoding SH2 domain-containing protein 1B, whose protein sequence is MDLPFYHESLSKKACEDLLIQKRRNGSFLLRDSESVPGVLCLCVLFQRIIYTYRIFQNREGYFKIETAYGVKEQVFKTMKDLIANYERPNQGIRSQLRFPVLKERIRRSKMQEEYAEIEDRDYVVVLPSRQARKKTDQRSTVEPTRQPSSSSASTHHRRV, encoded by the exons ATGGATCTGCCATTTTATCATGAAAGTTTGAGCAAGAAAGCTTGTGAAGACTTATTAATCCAGAAAAGGAGGAATGGCAGCTTTTTATTAAGAGACAGTGAATCTGTGCCAGGAGTCCTCTGCCTCTGTGTCCT TTTTCAAAGGATAATCTACACTTACCGAATATTCCAAAACAGAGAGGGATATTTTAAGATTGAG ACAGCTTATGGTGTAAAAGAACAAGTCTTTAAAACCATGAAAGATTTAATAGCCAACTACGAAAGGCCAAACCAAGGCATCAGAAGTCAGCTGCGCTTTCCAGTATTGAAAGAGAGAATTAGGAGATCCAAGATGCAGGAGGAGTATGCGG agATTGAAGATCGAGATTACGTTGTTGTCTTGCCTTCAAGACAAGCCCGCAAAAAAACAGATCAGAGGTCAACAGTGGAGCCCACAAGACAACCAAGTAGCAGTAGCGCAAGCACACATCACAGAAGGGTGTGA